From Pan troglodytes isolate AG18354 chromosome 9, NHGRI_mPanTro3-v2.0_pri, whole genome shotgun sequence, the proteins below share one genomic window:
- the OR5T2 gene encoding olfactory receptor 5T2 yields the protein MSYSIYKSTVNIPLSHGIVHSFCHNMNCNFMHIFKFVLDFNMKNVTEVTLFVLKGFTDNLELQIIFFFLFLAINLFTLMGNLGLILLVIRDSQLHKPMYYFLSMLSSVDACYSSVITPNMLVDFTSKNKVFSFLGCVAQVFLACSFGTTECFLLAAMAYDRYVAIYNPLLYSVSMSPRVYLPLINASYVAGILHATIHTVATFSLSFCGSNEIRRVFCDIPPLLAISCSDTHTNQLLLFYFVGSIELVTILIVLISCGLILLAILKMYSAEGRRKVFSTCGAHLTGVSIYYGTILFMYVRPSSSYASDHDMIVSIFYTIVIPLLNPVIYSLRNKDVKDSMKKMFGKNQVINKVYFHTKK from the coding sequence ATGTCGTACAGTATATACAAGAGCACAGTTAACATCCCCTTGAGTCATGGTATTGTTCATTCTTTTTGTCATAATATGAACTGTAACTTTATGCATATCTTCAAGTTTGTTCTAGATTTCAACATGAAGAATGTCACTGAAGTTACCTTATTTGTACTGAAGGGCTTCACAGACAATCTTGAACTGCAGATCATCTTCTTCTTCCTGTTTCTAGCAATCAACCTCTTCACTCTCATGGGAAATTTGGGACTGATTTTACTGGTCATTAGGGATTCCCAGCTCCACAAACCCATGTACTATTTTCTGAGTATGTTGTCTTCTGTGGATGCCTGCTATTCCTCAGTTATTACCCCAAATATGTTAGTAGATTTTACGTCAAAGAATAAAGTCTTTTCATTCCTTGGATGTGTAGCACAGGTGTTTCTTGCTTGTAGTTTTGGAACCACAGAATGCTTTCTCTTGGCTGCAATGGCTTATGATCGCTATGTAGCCATCTACAACCCTCTCCTGTATTCAGTGAGCATGTCACCCAGAGTCTACCTGCCACTCATCAATGCTTCCTATGTTGCTGGCATTTTACATGCTACTATACATACAGTGGCTACATTTAGCCTATCCTTCTGTGGATCCAATGAAATTAGGCGTGTCTTTTGTGATATCCCTCCTCTCCTTGCTATTTCTTGTTCTGACACTCACACAAACCAGCTTCTACTCTTCTACTTTGTGGGCTCTATTGAGCTGGTCACTATCCTGATTGTTCTGATCTCCTGTGGTTTGATTCTGTTGGCCATTCTGAAGATGTATTCTGCTGAAGGGAGGAGAAAAGTCTTCTCCACATGTGGAGCTCACCTAACTGGAGTGTCAATTTATTATGGGACAATCCTCTTCATGTATGTGAGACCAAGTTCCAGCTATGCTTCGGACCATGACATGATAGTGTCAATATTTTACACCATTGTGATTCCCTTGCTGAATCCCGTCATCTACAGTTTGAGGAACAAAGATGTAAAAGactcaatgaaaaaaatgtttgggAAAAATCAGGTTATcaataaagtatattttcatactaaaaaataa